One Halomonas sp. M4R1S46 genomic window carries:
- a CDS encoding Na+/H+ antiporter subunit E: MIGMMWNLLLGLGWLLLTGDFSGANLLTGLVFAYLVLALVQPRIAALSGYAQRLPRLVAFVGFFIRQLLLANLKVAYDILTPPWYMKPGVIAMPLAARSDFEIAFVANLISLTPGTLSLDVSDDHRVLYIHAMFLGDEPGLRRSLAELERRALALFR; the protein is encoded by the coding sequence ATGATCGGCATGATGTGGAACCTGCTGCTGGGGCTGGGCTGGCTGCTGCTCACCGGTGACTTCAGCGGCGCCAACCTGCTGACCGGGCTGGTCTTCGCCTATCTGGTCCTGGCGCTGGTGCAGCCCCGGATCGCCGCCTTGTCGGGCTATGCGCAACGCCTGCCACGGCTGGTCGCCTTCGTCGGCTTCTTCATCCGGCAGCTGCTGCTGGCCAACCTCAAGGTGGCCTACGACATCCTCACGCCGCCCTGGTACATGAAGCCGGGGGTGATCGCCATGCCGCTGGCGGCGCGCAGCGACTTCGAGATCGCCTTCGTCGCCAACCTGATTTCCCTGACCCCGGGGACCCTGAGCCTGGACGTCTCCGACGACCATCGCGTGCTCTACATTCATGCCATGTTCCTCGGCGACGAGCCGGGGCTGCGACGCAGCCTGGCCGAGCTCGAGCGCCGGGCCCTGGCGCTGTTCCGCTAG
- a CDS encoding monovalent cation/H+ antiporter complex subunit F translates to MPIVILLCLTLLTLALGLVFLRLFRGPGLPDRVVALELFATITVGIIGLLAIATDIALLLDVAIVMALMSFMATIGFARFLERGGPRDD, encoded by the coding sequence ATGCCGATCGTGATCCTGCTCTGCCTGACGTTACTGACCCTGGCGCTGGGCCTGGTCTTCCTGCGCCTGTTCCGCGGGCCCGGCCTGCCCGACCGGGTGGTGGCCCTGGAGCTCTTCGCGACGATCACCGTGGGGATCATCGGATTGCTGGCCATCGCCACCGATATCGCCCTGCTGCTCGACGTGGCCATCGTCATGGCGCTGATGAGCTTCATGGCCACCATCGGCTTCGCCCGCTTCCTGGAGCGGGGAGGGCCGCGGGATGATTGA
- the mnhG gene encoding monovalent cation/H(+) antiporter subunit G → MIEWLVVGLILAGTTFMLVAAIGVVRLPDLLTRMHATTKAATLGVSLIMLAVALHFGEVAVVARALGVVLFLMMTAPVAAHVIGRAGYFVGTRLWSGTVKDELRPHYHPLTHRLDSGLERPGEPSDPMPRDPS, encoded by the coding sequence ATGATTGAGTGGCTCGTGGTCGGCCTGATCCTCGCCGGCACCACCTTCATGCTGGTGGCCGCGATCGGCGTGGTCCGCCTGCCCGACCTGCTGACCCGGATGCATGCCACCACCAAGGCGGCCACCCTCGGGGTCTCGCTGATCATGCTGGCGGTGGCGCTGCATTTCGGCGAGGTGGCGGTGGTCGCCCGGGCGCTCGGGGTGGTGCTCTTCCTGATGATGACGGCGCCGGTGGCGGCCCATGTCATCGGCCGGGCGGGTTATTTCGTCGGGACGCGGCTGTGGAGCGGCACCGTGAAGGACGAGCTGCGCCCCCACTATCACCCCCTCACGCACCGCCTCGACAGCGGCCTGGAACGGCCGGGCGAGCCGTCGGACCCCATGCCGCGCGATCCCTCCTGA
- a CDS encoding lytic murein transglycosylase, producing the protein MMPRILSLALLCVALAGCQARAASPDPVAASDAPAAERAEAAGFEAWRASFRERARAAGIAEATLERTLDGLRYRPRVIELDRRQPEFVRPIWTYLDSAVSPSRIRNGRARLAEHRVAAREAARRYGVPAEILVAIWGIESSYGDYLGDFSILEALATLAYEGRRRDFARDELIAALRIIEAGDIAPARMVGSWAGAMGHTQFLPSSFLAHAVDGDGDGRRDIWGSIPDVLASTAHYLDNAGWREDEPWGAEVVLPADFDHGLADPAVRRASAEWAAAGVRGRQGRPLPDLAAAAVIAPAGARGPAFLVGHNFRVIRRYNNATSYALAVASLADVLAGRDAIQGAWPREEPPLKRAQVSEMQRRLNALGHDVGPPDGILGPNTRRGLRAFQRRLGLVPDGFATLGLLERLRRQPL; encoded by the coding sequence ATGATGCCCAGGATCCTCTCGCTCGCCCTGCTGTGTGTTGCCCTGGCGGGTTGCCAGGCCCGGGCCGCCTCGCCCGATCCCGTCGCCGCGAGCGACGCGCCGGCCGCCGAGCGGGCGGAGGCGGCCGGCTTCGAGGCCTGGCGGGCGTCCTTCCGGGAGCGGGCCCGGGCGGCGGGCATCGCGGAGGCGACCCTGGAGCGGACCCTGGACGGCCTGCGCTACCGCCCCCGGGTCATCGAGCTGGATCGCCGCCAACCGGAATTCGTCCGCCCGATCTGGACCTACCTGGACAGCGCCGTCTCCCCGTCCCGGATCCGCAACGGCCGCGCGCGTCTGGCCGAGCATCGGGTCGCCGCCCGGGAGGCGGCCCGGCGCTACGGGGTGCCGGCCGAGATCCTGGTGGCCATCTGGGGCATCGAGAGCAGCTACGGCGACTATCTCGGCGACTTCTCGATCCTCGAGGCCCTGGCCACCCTGGCCTACGAGGGGCGCCGCCGCGACTTCGCCCGGGACGAGCTGATCGCGGCCCTGCGCATCATCGAGGCCGGTGACATCGCCCCGGCGCGCATGGTCGGCTCCTGGGCCGGCGCCATGGGCCACACCCAGTTCCTGCCTTCGAGCTTCCTGGCCCATGCGGTGGACGGGGACGGCGACGGGCGTCGCGACATCTGGGGCAGCATTCCCGATGTGCTGGCCTCCACCGCCCACTACCTCGACAATGCCGGCTGGCGCGAGGACGAGCCCTGGGGGGCGGAGGTCGTGCTGCCGGCGGACTTCGACCACGGCCTGGCCGATCCGGCGGTCCGTCGCGCCAGTGCCGAGTGGGCCGCCGCCGGCGTGCGGGGCCGGCAGGGCCGGCCGCTGCCGGACCTCGCCGCCGCCGCGGTGATCGCCCCGGCGGGGGCCCGGGGGCCGGCCTTCCTGGTCGGCCACAACTTCCGCGTCATCCGCCGCTACAACAATGCCACCAGCTATGCCCTGGCGGTGGCCAGCCTGGCGGACGTCCTGGCCGGGCGCGACGCCATCCAGGGCGCCTGGCCCCGGGAGGAGCCGCCGCTGAAGCGTGCTCAGGTGAGCGAGATGCAGCGTCGGCTGAACGCCCTCGGCCACGACGTCGGCCCGCCGGACGGCATCCTCGGGCCGAACACCCGGCGCGGCCTGCGCGCCTTCCAGCGCCGGCTCGGCCTGGTCCCCGATGGCTTCGCCACCCTCGGCCTGCTCGAGCGCCTGCGGCGCCAGCCCCTCTGA
- a CDS encoding ATP-dependent zinc protease, with protein MTAILRPLLLAVALWPALTSAAAPDRVVGWIETVTLAPWDVAVKAKLDSGALTSSLDARHIETFEKAGEEWVRFRLMLEDEDSGETFSMTLERPLYRDMVVRGAGGRDERLVVLMDICVGETRYEEEFSLRNREEMTYPMLLGRRTIGHLGRLDVRETFLTEADCDEDSPRVPHAPDRREAGDED; from the coding sequence ATGACCGCCATCCTTCGCCCCCTGCTGCTGGCCGTGGCCCTGTGGCCGGCCCTGACCTCGGCTGCCGCCCCCGACCGGGTGGTGGGCTGGATCGAGACGGTGACGCTGGCGCCCTGGGACGTGGCGGTCAAGGCCAAGCTGGACAGCGGGGCCCTGACCTCGTCGCTGGACGCCCGCCACATCGAGACCTTCGAGAAGGCGGGGGAGGAATGGGTGCGCTTTCGGCTGATGCTCGAGGACGAGGACTCCGGCGAGACCTTCTCGATGACCCTGGAGCGTCCCCTCTACCGCGACATGGTGGTGCGCGGCGCCGGCGGCCGCGACGAGCGGCTGGTGGTGCTGATGGACATCTGCGTGGGGGAGACCCGCTACGAGGAGGAGTTCAGCCTGCGCAATCGCGAGGAGATGACCTACCCGATGCTGCTGGGGCGTCGCACCATCGGCCACCTCGGCCGGCTGGACGTGCGCGAGACCTTCCTGACCGAGGCGGACTGCGACGAGGACTCGCCCCGGGTGCCTCACGCGCCCGACCGGCGGGAGGCCGGCGACGAGGACTGA
- a CDS encoding 16S rRNA (uracil(1498)-N(3))-methyltransferase codes for MNLILLSPEDIENDRLARVRDPRRLAHLTEVHRARAGDVMTLGVAGGRLGRGELLTLDAHEAVFDVAGLDQAPPPPLPVHLVLALPRPRMLARTLEHVTALGVKELTLLNTRRVEKSYWQSPELGDDKIRRHLVLGLEQARDTRMPTVSLAKGFRPFVEDRLPALLAGRQGLLAHPGMAEACPRGIEAPTLLVVGPEGGFIPWEVERLLAAGCRGIHLGPRILRVETAVTALLSRLF; via the coding sequence ATGAACCTGATCCTGCTCTCGCCCGAGGACATCGAGAACGACCGCCTGGCGCGGGTCCGCGACCCCCGTCGCCTGGCGCACCTGACCGAGGTCCACCGGGCCCGGGCGGGCGATGTCATGACCCTGGGCGTCGCCGGCGGCCGGCTGGGACGCGGCGAGCTGCTGACCCTCGACGCGCACGAGGCGGTGTTCGACGTGGCCGGCCTCGACCAGGCCCCGCCGCCGCCGCTGCCGGTGCATCTGGTACTGGCCCTGCCGCGCCCACGCATGCTGGCCAGGACCCTGGAACATGTCACGGCGCTGGGCGTGAAGGAACTGACCCTGCTCAACACCCGCCGGGTCGAGAAGAGCTACTGGCAGTCGCCGGAGCTCGGCGACGACAAGATCCGGCGCCACCTGGTGCTGGGCCTGGAACAGGCCCGGGACACCCGGATGCCGACGGTGTCGCTGGCCAAGGGCTTCCGGCCCTTCGTCGAGGACCGCCTGCCGGCGCTGCTGGCGGGTCGCCAGGGCCTGCTGGCCCATCCGGGCATGGCGGAAGCCTGCCCGCGCGGGATCGAGGCCCCCACCCTGCTGGTGGTCGGGCCGGAGGGCGGCTTCATTCCCTGGGAAGTGGAGCGGCTGCTCGCCGCCGGCTGCCGGGGCATCCACCTCGGCCCGCGCATCCTGCGGGTGGAGACCGCCGTGACCGCCCTGCTCAGCCGGCTGTTCTGA
- the phaR gene encoding polyhydroxyalkanoate synthesis repressor PhaR, giving the protein MRVIRKYANRRLYDTEQSRYVTLEDLRGLILDEVPFRVEDAKSGEDLTRTILLTIIIEQEQAGGDAEVFSNDLLAQFIRVYDMAQPLPLARYLEQGTRLMLEQQKRMQDQWQQAMRHTPMEMMRELAEENMRFWQQNLGGSGKKGDDSEDK; this is encoded by the coding sequence GTGCGCGTGATTCGCAAGTATGCCAACCGCAGGCTCTATGATACCGAACAGAGCCGCTACGTGACCCTCGAGGATCTGCGGGGCCTGATCCTCGACGAGGTGCCCTTTCGCGTCGAGGATGCCAAGTCCGGCGAGGACCTGACCCGGACCATCCTGCTGACGATCATCATCGAGCAGGAACAGGCCGGCGGCGATGCCGAGGTGTTCTCCAACGACCTGCTGGCCCAGTTCATCCGCGTCTACGACATGGCCCAGCCCCTGCCCCTGGCACGCTACCTGGAGCAGGGCACCCGGCTGATGCTGGAGCAGCAGAAGCGCATGCAGGACCAGTGGCAGCAGGCCATGCGCCACACCCCGATGGAGATGATGCGCGAGCTGGCCGAGGAGAACATGCGCTTCTGGCAGCAGAACCTCGGCGGCTCCGGCAAGAAGGGCGACGACTCCGAGGACAAGTGA
- the purD gene encoding phosphoribosylamine--glycine ligase yields MKVLIIGGGGREHALAWKVAQSPRVDTVFVAPGNAGTAREPGLENVAIGVDDLDGLVAFARDEDVALTVVGPEAPLVAGVVDRFREAGLAIFGPTAGAAQLEGSKAFTKDFLARHAIPSAEYRTFVAVEPALAYLAEKGAPIVIKADGLAAGKGVIVAMTQDEAEAAIRDMLEANAFGDAGARVVIEEFLEGEEASFIVMVDGETVLPLATSQDHKRAFDGDAGPNTGGMGAYSPAPVVTDAVFERIMARVIRPTVQGMAEEGHPYTGFLYAGLMIDGAGDPRVIEYNCRFGDPETQPILLRLASDLAELCLAGARGELAGLGCDWDERAAVGVVMAAGGYPGSYRKGDAIEGLAAAEATGCKVFHAGTAEGEQGEVVTAGGRVLCVTALGEGVSAARDLAYRGVAEIHWPEALYRRDIAHRAIARECGEG; encoded by the coding sequence ATGAAGGTTCTGATCATCGGCGGCGGTGGCCGCGAACATGCCCTGGCCTGGAAGGTCGCCCAGTCGCCCCGGGTCGACACCGTCTTCGTGGCGCCCGGCAATGCCGGCACCGCCCGGGAGCCGGGACTCGAGAACGTGGCCATCGGCGTCGACGACCTGGACGGCCTGGTGGCCTTCGCCCGGGACGAGGACGTCGCGCTGACCGTCGTCGGCCCCGAGGCACCGCTGGTGGCGGGCGTGGTGGATCGCTTCCGCGAGGCGGGGCTGGCGATCTTCGGGCCCACCGCCGGCGCGGCCCAGCTCGAGGGCTCCAAGGCCTTCACCAAGGACTTCCTGGCGCGCCATGCCATCCCCTCCGCCGAGTACCGCACTTTCGTGGCGGTGGAGCCGGCACTCGCCTACCTGGCCGAGAAGGGCGCGCCCATCGTCATCAAGGCCGACGGCCTGGCCGCCGGCAAGGGCGTCATCGTGGCCATGACGCAGGACGAGGCCGAGGCCGCGATACGCGACATGCTCGAGGCCAATGCCTTCGGTGACGCCGGGGCCCGGGTGGTGATCGAGGAGTTCCTCGAGGGCGAGGAAGCCAGCTTCATCGTCATGGTCGACGGCGAGACGGTGTTGCCCCTGGCCACCAGCCAGGACCACAAGCGCGCCTTCGATGGCGACGCCGGCCCCAACACCGGTGGCATGGGCGCCTACTCCCCGGCGCCGGTGGTCACCGACGCGGTCTTCGAGCGCATCATGGCGCGGGTCATCCGGCCCACCGTGCAGGGCATGGCCGAGGAGGGCCACCCCTATACCGGCTTCCTGTATGCCGGCCTGATGATCGATGGGGCGGGCGACCCCCGGGTGATCGAGTACAATTGCCGCTTCGGCGACCCCGAGACCCAGCCGATCCTGCTGCGCCTGGCCTCGGACCTCGCCGAGCTGTGCCTGGCCGGGGCCCGCGGCGAGCTGGCCGGGCTCGGCTGCGACTGGGACGAGCGGGCCGCGGTGGGTGTGGTGATGGCCGCCGGCGGCTATCCCGGCAGCTACCGCAAGGGCGACGCCATCGAGGGCCTCGCGGCGGCCGAGGCCACCGGCTGCAAGGTCTTCCACGCCGGCACCGCCGAGGGCGAGCAGGGCGAGGTGGTCACCGCCGGCGGCCGGGTGCTGTGCGTCACCGCCCTGGGCGAGGGCGTCTCCGCGGCCCGCGACCTGGCCTACCGGGGGGTGGCCGAGATCCACTGGCCCGAGGCCCTGTATCGCCGCGACATCGCCCACCGCGCCATCGCCCGCGAGTGCGGCGAGGGCTAA
- a CDS encoding acyl-CoA thioesterase gives MERVRLAFPEADIRHRHPLTVRVTDMNYGRHLGHDALVSLLHEARISALAALGLAEGDMGGYPSVAADLAVQYRAEARWPDALVVDTAIPAPSRKAITVYHRVRREADAAIVATARLNLMLVDPAGGRPVPIPGAVRDCLTGAA, from the coding sequence ATGGAGCGCGTCAGACTGGCCTTTCCCGAGGCGGATATTCGCCATCGCCACCCGCTGACGGTGCGGGTCACCGACATGAACTATGGCCGTCACCTGGGCCATGATGCCCTGGTGTCGCTGCTCCACGAGGCGCGCATCTCGGCGCTGGCGGCACTGGGGCTCGCCGAGGGCGACATGGGCGGCTACCCCAGCGTGGCCGCGGACCTCGCGGTGCAGTATCGGGCCGAGGCCCGCTGGCCCGACGCCCTGGTGGTCGATACCGCGATCCCGGCACCCTCGCGCAAGGCCATCACCGTCTACCACCGCGTCCGTCGCGAGGCGGACGCGGCGATCGTCGCCACCGCCCGCCTCAACCTGATGCTGGTGGACCCGGCGGGGGGCCGTCCGGTGCCGATCCCCGGCGCGGTGCGTGACTGCCTGACGGGAGCGGCCTGA
- a CDS encoding phosphoribulokinase produces MSREYPIIAVTGSSGAGTTTVKRTFERMFAREDVHAAFVDGDAFHRYTRQELARIFREEPERKDELSHFAVEANLLDHLDTLFQEYGDTGAGTYRHYIHAEDKAMIEAGYQVGTFTEWQPLPTGTDLLFYEGLHGGLVTAEHDIARHVDLLVGVAPTMNLEWIQKIDRDMRYRGYSQEAVIDTILGRMDDYVRYIQPQFSRTHINFQRVPTVDTSNPFEVQDIPTDAESFVVIRFRDPATVDFPYLLSMIQDAFMSRPHTLVVPGSRLPLAMELILGPLVRHLLAQRRFR; encoded by the coding sequence ATGTCCCGAGAGTACCCGATCATCGCCGTGACCGGCTCCTCCGGGGCCGGCACCACCACGGTCAAGCGGACCTTCGAGCGCATGTTCGCCCGCGAGGACGTGCATGCCGCCTTCGTCGACGGCGACGCCTTCCATCGCTATACCCGCCAGGAGCTGGCGCGGATCTTCCGCGAGGAGCCCGAGCGCAAGGACGAGCTTTCCCACTTCGCCGTGGAGGCCAACCTGCTCGACCACCTGGACACGCTCTTCCAGGAGTACGGCGACACGGGCGCCGGGACCTATCGGCACTACATCCACGCCGAGGACAAGGCGATGATCGAGGCCGGCTACCAGGTCGGCACCTTCACGGAATGGCAGCCGCTGCCCACGGGCACCGACCTGCTGTTCTACGAGGGCCTGCATGGCGGCCTGGTCACCGCCGAGCACGACATCGCCCGTCATGTCGACCTGCTGGTGGGGGTCGCGCCGACCATGAACCTGGAGTGGATCCAGAAGATCGACCGCGACATGCGCTACCGGGGCTATTCCCAGGAGGCGGTGATCGACACCATCCTGGGCCGCATGGACGACTACGTGCGCTATATCCAGCCGCAGTTCTCGCGCACCCATATCAACTTCCAGCGGGTGCCGACGGTGGATACCTCCAACCCCTTCGAGGTGCAGGACATCCCCACCGATGCCGAGTCCTTCGTGGTGATCCGCTTCCGCGACCCCGCCACCGTGGACTTCCCCTACCTGCTGTCGATGATCCAGGATGCCTTCATGAGCCGGCCCCACACCCTGGTGGTCCCGGGGTCGCGCCTGCCGCTGGCCATGGAGCTGATCCTGGGGCCGCTGGTGCGCCACCTGCTGGCCCAGCGGCGCTTCCGCTGA
- a CDS encoding histidine triad nucleotide-binding protein codes for MDCLFCKIIEREIPADIVFEDDEVLAFKDLNPQAPTHLLIVPKRHIATLNDIEEDGDLALVGRLQFTAAQLAKQAGFAEDGYRVVMNCNEQGGQTVYHIHMHLMGGRRFTWPAG; via the coding sequence ATGGACTGCCTGTTCTGCAAGATCATCGAGCGCGAGATCCCCGCCGACATCGTCTTCGAGGACGACGAGGTGCTGGCCTTCAAGGATCTCAATCCCCAGGCCCCGACCCACCTGCTGATCGTGCCCAAGCGGCACATCGCCACCCTCAACGACATCGAGGAGGACGGCGACCTGGCCCTGGTGGGGCGCCTGCAGTTCACCGCCGCCCAACTGGCCAAGCAGGCCGGCTTCGCCGAGGACGGTTATCGGGTGGTGATGAATTGCAATGAGCAGGGCGGCCAGACGGTCTATCATATCCACATGCACCTGATGGGCGGTCGTCGCTTCACTTGGCCGGCTGGCTAG
- the coq7 gene encoding 2-polyprenyl-3-methyl-6-methoxy-1,4-benzoquinone monooxygenase, whose amino-acid sequence MNRQYSRADDLVRQFDAVLRTLVPRAAQPSRPSPATPEVHDDHLSDEERRHAEGLMRINHTGEVCAQALYQGQGLTAKLPEIRGQMEAAAQEEIDHLAWCDARLQELGGHTSRLNPLFYAASFGIGAVAGAVGDRVSLGFVAATEEQVGRHLDAHMAELPPGDHRSRAVLRQMAIDEAHHAHHAQQALEAGGARFPGPVKAGMTLASRVMTKSVYKF is encoded by the coding sequence ATGAACCGTCAGTATTCTCGCGCCGATGACCTGGTCCGCCAGTTCGATGCCGTGCTGCGCACCCTGGTGCCCCGCGCCGCCCAGCCCTCGCGGCCCTCGCCGGCCACGCCGGAGGTCCACGACGACCACCTGAGCGACGAGGAGCGTCGTCATGCCGAGGGGCTGATGCGCATCAACCATACCGGCGAGGTCTGCGCCCAGGCGCTCTACCAGGGGCAGGGGCTGACCGCCAAGCTGCCCGAGATCCGCGGGCAGATGGAGGCCGCCGCCCAGGAAGAGATCGATCACCTGGCCTGGTGCGACGCCCGCCTGCAGGAGCTCGGTGGCCACACCAGCCGGCTCAACCCGCTGTTCTACGCTGCCTCCTTCGGCATCGGGGCGGTGGCCGGTGCCGTCGGCGATCGCGTCAGTCTGGGCTTCGTGGCGGCCACCGAGGAGCAGGTGGGCCGCCATCTCGATGCCCATATGGCGGAGCTGCCGCCGGGCGACCACCGCTCCCGGGCGGTGCTGCGCCAGATGGCCATCGACGAGGCCCATCACGCCCATCACGCCCAGCAGGCCCTGGAGGCCGGCGGCGCCCGCTTCCCGGGGCCGGTCAAGGCGGGCATGACGCTCGCGTCCCGGGTGATGACCAAGTCCGTGTACAAGTTTTAA
- the speD gene encoding adenosylmethionine decarboxylase, producing the protein MTDNLRLHGFNNLTSSLSFNIYDICYAKTEEQRRAYIDYIDELYNAERLTQILKDVTNIIGAHVLNISRQDYEPHGASVTILIAEHELEETDPEQLEPGPGPLPETVVAHLDKSHVTVHSYPESHPDNGISTFRLDIDVSTCGHISPLKALNYLIHSFDSDIVTMDYRVRGFTRDVDGRKLFIDHDITSIQDYLAEDTKQAYQMMDVNVYQENMFHTKMLLKDFELENYLFGTSRRDITFEEARDIEGRLRKEMLEIFYSRNMD; encoded by the coding sequence GTGACCGACAATCTCCGACTCCACGGGTTCAACAACCTGACCAGCTCCCTGAGCTTCAACATCTACGATATCTGCTACGCGAAGACCGAGGAGCAGCGCAGGGCCTACATCGACTACATCGATGAGCTCTACAACGCCGAGCGGCTGACGCAGATCCTCAAGGATGTGACCAACATCATCGGCGCCCATGTGCTCAACATCTCGCGGCAGGACTACGAGCCCCACGGCGCCAGCGTGACCATCCTGATCGCCGAGCACGAGTTGGAGGAGACCGATCCGGAGCAGCTCGAGCCGGGCCCGGGCCCGCTGCCCGAGACCGTGGTCGCCCACCTGGACAAGAGCCACGTCACGGTGCACAGCTATCCGGAATCCCACCCGGACAACGGCATCAGCACCTTCCGCCTGGATATCGACGTCTCCACCTGTGGCCACATCAGCCCGCTCAAGGCGCTGAACTACCTGATCCACAGCTTCGATTCCGACATCGTGACCATGGACTACCGGGTGCGCGGCTTCACCCGGGACGTGGACGGCAGGAAGCTGTTCATCGACCACGACATCACCTCCATCCAGGACTACCTGGCCGAGGACACCAAGCAGGCCTACCAGATGATGGACGTGAACGTGTACCAGGAGAACATGTTCCACACCAAGATGCTGCTCAAGGACTTCGAGCTGGAGAACTACCTGTTCGGCACCTCCCGGCGGGACATCACCTTCGAGGAGGCCCGGGACATCGAGGGCCGTTTGCGCAAGGAGATGCTGGAGATCTTCTACTCCCGCAACATGGATTGA
- a CDS encoding OsmC family protein has translation MKASVKWTDGRQFVAEAGSGHSVVIDGPPDHGGRNTGPRPMEMLLMGLGACTSFDVLEILEKSRAPVSDCVASVEAERADSVPSVFSRIHVHFTVSGQGLKEKQVKRAVELSADKYCSASIMLAKGGVEVTHSFTIVED, from the coding sequence ATGAAAGCCAGCGTCAAGTGGACCGACGGTCGCCAGTTCGTCGCCGAGGCCGGGAGCGGCCACAGTGTGGTCATCGACGGCCCGCCCGACCACGGCGGCCGCAACACCGGCCCGCGGCCCATGGAGATGCTGCTGATGGGGCTGGGGGCCTGCACCTCCTTCGACGTCCTGGAGATCCTCGAGAAGTCCCGGGCCCCGGTCAGCGACTGCGTGGCCAGCGTCGAGGCCGAACGCGCCGACAGCGTGCCGAGCGTGTTCTCCAGGATCCACGTACACTTCACCGTCAGCGGACAGGGCCTCAAGGAGAAGCAGGTCAAGCGGGCCGTGGAGCTGTCCGCCGACAAGTACTGCAGCGCCTCGATCATGCTGGCCAAGGGGGGCGTCGAGGTGACGCACTCCTTCACCATCGTCGAGGACTGA
- the murU gene encoding N-acetylmuramate alpha-1-phosphate uridylyltransferase MurU: MKAMILAAGLGTRMRPLTDHCPKPLLPVAGKPLIVHHLERLAAAGIVDVVINVSYRAEQIIAALGDGRDFGVRIAWSREEAPLETGGGIRRALPLLGEAPFWLVNGDVWCDVTPLAMAPLGDDLARLVLVDNPDHHAEGDFHLDAAGRVRERGEPRLTYAGLALLDPALVADRPDGAFALAPLLRAAMAEGRVGGHHHHGRWVDVGTPARLAALDRALGGAGG; the protein is encoded by the coding sequence ATGAAGGCGATGATCCTGGCCGCCGGCCTCGGCACCCGCATGCGACCGCTCACCGACCACTGCCCCAAACCGCTGCTGCCGGTGGCCGGCAAGCCGCTGATCGTGCACCACCTGGAGCGGCTGGCGGCCGCGGGCATCGTCGATGTGGTAATCAACGTCAGCTATCGCGCCGAGCAGATCATCGCGGCCCTGGGCGACGGCCGAGACTTCGGCGTGCGCATCGCCTGGAGCCGCGAGGAGGCGCCCCTGGAGACCGGCGGCGGCATCCGCCGCGCCCTGCCGCTGCTCGGCGAGGCGCCCTTCTGGCTGGTCAACGGCGACGTCTGGTGCGACGTCACACCGCTCGCCATGGCACCGCTGGGCGACGACCTGGCACGCCTGGTGCTGGTGGACAACCCCGACCACCACGCGGAGGGCGACTTCCACCTCGACGCCGCGGGGCGGGTCCGCGAACGGGGCGAGCCCCGGCTGACCTATGCCGGCCTGGCGCTGCTCGACCCGGCCCTGGTGGCCGACCGGCCCGACGGCGCCTTCGCCCTGGCGCCGCTGCTGCGCGCGGCCATGGCCGAGGGCCGGGTCGGCGGCCACCACCATCACGGCCGTTGGGTCGACGTGGGCACCCCCGCGCGCCTGGCGGCCCTGGACCGGGCCCTCGGCGGGGCCGGGGGCTGA